GCCAACGCTCCATGTGGACAGCTTCCTGTATGATGAGGATCAAGTGGATTCTCTGTGTGAGAGTGGAACCATGAGCCGATCATTCTGCGTTACCTGTGGTTCCTACAGAACTGCCCCTTTGGGTCAgaacacatcaacaacaacatcatcatcatcatcatcatcagctttGTCACACCCTGGTGACAgctgtcttcttcttctgcagatttcatctctcactcattttCCATCCCAGAACTTCAGTTTATTTACCAAACGGTTCTTCCAGACCTGAATGGAAGGGTCCTGGTGGATGTTGGCTCAAGACTGGGAGCTGTGCTCTATGGGGTGAGTAGATCTAAAACAGGGACACCGAAACTGTTCCACATAGAGGCGTCTGGCTGCAGGTTGCTGTCTGAAAACCCAGGTCGGTTAATAAATGAGCCAAGTCTGGTTCTAGTCAGCTTTTGCTTGGTTAAAACAAAACCCTTAAAGTCTGTTGGAAAAGAAGCAGATTCCTGCTGGATCTGAAATCACAAACAactgacaagtgtgtgtgtgtgtgtgtgtgtgttttcagggttATTTGTTCAGTTCAGCCTCCCAGCTGATTGGTTTAGAGATCAGTGAAGAATTTGTCAAACTGCAGAATGAAATTGTGGAAAAGTATCAGCTGGCGGACAGAATCAAGGTGACAGCAATACAgaaagagcacacacacacaacgttTACGCAATATCCCGAGAGTACACGTGCATACTCTGGGGGTGGCTTTGTGACGAGTTTCATGTTCTGTAGGTTCTACACACTGATGTGCGCCTGCAGGAAACTCTTCTTCAGAACAGTGATGTTCTCATCATGAACAATGTGTTTGAGTTCTTCATGGAGCCAAGTGAGCAAGTCAGGTGAGAAAACACTAAACACACATCGTCTCTGAGagaagtgtgtgcgtgtggtggcTGATGTTGTGTGGCTGGTCACGTGACTGACAGGTTCTAGTGGGACCTCTGTAGTTGTATGATGGCATACACAGTGGTGAGAGATGTTCAGTTTTCTTCATGAGTTAATGTGCAGTGGACAGACGAGCGTGTCAGGTGACCTCTCAGCCATTTCTTCAGAAATAAATGCTCACTTTGATACGAACCTGCCAGTTTGGTCTCTATGTGTGTTTCTTCTGTCAGGAACTCTAAAAGCTTGCTGTCCCTTCCCTGATTATTGCccttgatgctgctgttgggaGGTTTCTCTTGAGGGCTCCTGCCTGAGTTTGATTGTGTCCAATGTAAGAGTGGGTGGTCACATTTTCAAACAACCAAATACCCCACACCCACACTGCtaacacccccccaaaaaaatcatgGAATGAATTTGTAAACCAAAAGGTTTGCTGAACTTTTAATCATCATCCACCTTCTACAGTTGAACTCAAATATTCTTCAGCACAGAGGAAATAATTCCCCCTTCTGGTGACCGAATGTGTCTTTATCAGTGGGGACAGTTTGCGAAGGGGGGGGTATGTCTCTGGACAAAGTGACTCGTCGTTTGGCTGGGAGATcatgatcagaatcagaatcagaatcagaatcagggtactttattgatccctttagggggtgtccattagggaaattagcatctccccaaagaaacgtacagcactgtttaaaaaaattaaaaataaaataataaataaaaataataaaaataaaaatagaataaaataagaaataaaatagaataaattaaaaatagaatataatataaaactatagaaatgtaaataaatgaactgaatgaatgaatgaactgaatgaatggatgtcccagtattatgttattgcagtgttgttccagtccttctgtcggccccccccccccagtgaggagttgaacagcgtGATGGCTCGGGGggtgaatgagttccccagcctgtttgtcctgtacttggggaggcgcagcctctggctgatcaggcttctctggctgtgaaTGACAGTGTGATGGTTGGTTTATTGTTGTGATGTCTGCCGATAACCACAAAAGTACAAAAAGAAGAGCCTATAATAATCCAGTTGTCAGGGTAGTGATCCTTGGATTTCTCAGTGTGTGTGGTCGCTGTCACATTTTCTCCTCCCCTGTTGGTGTCATACGCAACATATGTTTGTGCCAAGTCCTTTGTTTCTCTGTCATCTTGTCATTTACTCAGATTGTCTGTGTAGCAGGGTGTTAAtagtgtgtgtgcttgtgcagtGCATGGAGGTTCATCACACAGAACTTCAGGAAGAGAGGGTCTCTGCTGGTCACAGTCCCCAGTCTGCATGAGAGTTGGAAAACACTACAGGTAAACCACACGCTCGTCGACTCCCGATAAGAAAACATCACTTAGGTCGTGAAGTAATTGCTGTTTGTGAGTAGATGGTGCCGCAGCCTGGTTGGGTGGAGGAGCTCCCTGTGGACAGTGAGGTTTACCTGGACCGACACACAGACTCTGAGACTCTGACACAGATCCATCTGTACCGGGTCCTTTAATGTGGACTTGACAGAACTGACCTGAACATCTCAGGTGGATTTGGATCGGGGCTGCTCTGGACCTCAGGTTGCAGATTCATTCCCTGAATCTGCTTCATTAATTGGATATATCAAATATCCTTATCTCATCTGCCTGATGAGCACCACAATTAGTGTAACAGCAAGAGTTTTCTTCAGAGGGAAGTTCAGCAAATCAGACTTTACAGACATGATCAGAAATAGGATTGATGTTCTTTATTCATAcatcctgtttttgtttctaaATGAAGAACTTCTGCATCATTTGACCTGTTCATCTGTGTTGAAAACTTAAATTCTGCtaaaaggaaaatcaaaaaAAACTTTTGTGTGGTTATATCCAAGCGTTTCACCTGAAAGGACTTACTGGCAGAGGGTCGATGATGTGAACGTCTAATGTAACCATTAAATTCACTATTTGCCATTTTACTTGCTTGTCTTTGTCACTATATCTGAACTATATATTTGATCTGAAAAAAGCCCAGATTTAACCATCATTCTGATTTTTTGTGGATTCAGATCTGAGACCCTCATGTTATAAATGACTTGGGAGCCAATTCTAACCAAAACAAAGCCTCGTCATCATTCTTTAAGAGTTGGAATAAAGGAAGACCTGTAGTTTAACTTTGACCAAAACATAAGAACAGAAACACAGTTGAATACTTGATAAGTTCATGCTACCACCATGACCAGTACAATAGTTGAGTATTGGCCTCCATGGTGACCTATCCAGACTCCATAAATGACCAGCTCCAAACATTGGTGCTTTCTATCcttgaactgctgcttttttttatgaTATTATATTTCCTTAAAATAATGAGGTATGTACGTCTGTACTCCGTCATCATCGGACCCACTTCCGGCCTTTTTGCGCCATGTGACTACAGGCTTGCGGGACAGTGAAACCCCGCCCATATACTCTATGTGGTGCGTTCAAGCGATCAACAAGGTTAGATCAGGAATCTAACCCACCTTATAATATTCAAATATAGTGATGGGTTAAGTTGTATGAATTTGGCTGTTTTTGGTAATAGTAGTATGTTTTACATATATGAAAGTTCATCAGGGCGGGAGTAAGTGGATATAATACGGGTTTCTCATAAACTCTAACTTGTTTTGAAATACAActagttgcttttttttcttttacatataCGCGTGTATCTTTTTAATCAGCATCTCAGTGTTTAGCTATATACGTATAGAATCTGACTTTTGAAAAGGTATTTATTTCACCTTGTTATTTGAAAACTAAAGATGAAATATGACTTGGAGTGCTGAAATTTCCGAGCCTCTCTGTGGGTTCGTAAAGTGGAATAAAACTTGGTCAACAAGCCGCTGAACCTTCATCGTTTCAGGGACTCTTCTTTGGAACATCATTTGTCTCTCGATCAGGCCAGAGGTCGGTGAGTTTCTTACTCTGGGTTTCTGTTCTCCGGGACTTTGCTAGGGCCGTCCCGGCGAAGCAGAGTCGTCTGAGAGAGTTTCCTCCATGTGGGCAGATTACCGCCGAGTAGAACAAAAGACCCGCTCCGCCGCTGTTCAACTCTATCCTCCTAAACTCGGGCTCCATTTCGATTGGCTCGCTCTAGATACGATTCTTTGTCTCGCCGATTGTGACTCGGCTTCCTTCCCTTTTCAGTTACGAGTCGGTGGGTGACGCGGAGCGCCGAGATGCCGCTTCTCCACAGAAAACCCTTCATCCGACAGAACCCTCCGGCGGACCTGCGCCCGGACGAAGAGGTCTTCCTCTGTAAGATCACATACGAAATCTTCAGAACCTACGAGTGAGTGCGACAACCTGCCCCGGGGGAGTCGGATTACGTACAGTTTGGGTCAACTTCCAGGTCgcaggaaaaacaacagtgaCAGAACCGAACCGAACCGGCACCTTCACTTTATTGCCACTTTAATGACACGGTTCACAATGACGTACCGGTCCGAAAAGTGAACTACTACAAACGCGGCCAGATGAATAAGCTAACACAAGTTGGCGGCTGTTAGCAAAAGTTGTTTAGCCGATAGCTGCGTGACGCAGGCCTGCTGTCACGTGATAGGGTGGCCGTAAGTGTGGCACACGTGCCGGTTCCGGCGGGAGGGCCCGTTTGAGAGGCGTGAAACCTCGGAGGTTGAGGATCACTGGATCCTTTTGGCGATCCCATGACCTCCAGAGCTGTCAAACACACTATTCGCTCCTGATTTAAGTTGATTGATTACTGACCTCGATCGCTGAAACCCCCTTCAGGAATTTTCTTATCTGCTTAAAAGTATTTGGCTCCAAAAACATGTTTACGCTGGTTCCACCTCGTTCGCTTGCTTTGAGATGTCCATTTCTAGGTGGGAAACAGATGGACCACCTTTATCCTTCTGTCATCTCCATAGTGATAGTTGCTTATAGGCGTGACATCACACCCAAGTGTCCGTCAGTCCCCGTCATCACAGTGCGACGTTCTCTCCGCAGTGAGTTCTTCGAGCGGACCATCCTGTGCAACAGTCTGGTGTGGAGCTGTGCCCTAACGGGTCGAGCTGGCCTCACCTATTTGGAGGCCATGGAGAGTGAACGGCGGGCCCGACAAAGTCTGAAGAGCTTCCCGCCCTCTTTGCTGGTGCCGCTGCTCCACCTCGCGGCTATGAGCCGCTGCAGCAGACTGTCTGACCTCTGTGAGGATGTCTTCATGTTTATCAAGAACCGTTTCTTCCCCGGAGAGGCCGTAGAACTCGCAGGACGTAATGGAGACAGGTAAAGAGGGGGCATGACGTGCTGTCGTCAAGGCTCGGTATGTCCAGTCAAGTACAGGAATACATTTCTGATCTGaaactaaaaatacatttgaagtATCACTTTGTGTGGGCTGTGACTTGTTGCAGACAGGTGTGTGAGATCCTGCAGGTTCACTCTCCGTACTCCACTGCTAACGGAGCGCCAGCAGCTAACGCCAACACCAGACCGGCTGACACCGACAGCATCGTGATCAGCGACAGTGACGATGAGAGCCACGCCGTGCAGAGTCCGCCTCCCACCACCAAAGGGTCAGTAGGTCAAGGGTCACACACACGCTGTCTTGGTCTTacacatggaggaggaggtgtgctcggAATCTTTATGCTCACTCAGGCTCCACATgaactgtgtgtttgcatccgCTTGACTTGTTGAACCGATAGACAATATTGTTCAATGTCATGGTTCCAAAACCGGTTTAAACCCGCCGTGAGCAACTTGTCAAATGGTGGTGGAGTTGGAGGTGGTGGCCTGTGGGTGCTCCTTTGTTTAGACACTGGTACTTTTCCTCCATCTACTTATAAATCACATTTACGGAGTGAGACAATATACAGAGAGAAGCATACATTGATCAGATATGACATCATGACCCCCCAAAGGTGAAGGGATGTATGTATAACTGAGCATTTAGTCCTCCGAGTTGTGATAGAAGCAGGGAAGAATGGACAAGTGTGAGAAGTGGAGCGGCTTTGACGAGACGACCTGTGATTGCTAGCTAGACGACTTGGTCAGAACATCTCCAAACCGCTTGTGGGTCTTCGGGTCTGCTTTGGTGGGCCCAGGCCCATTGTTGCATGTGGGGGGTGTTGGGCTTTAGCTGCTAGCACTGAAATAGCCAAAATAGTTGATGCTGATTCTGGTAGAAACCTATGGGAAGGAGCACTATTTGACACGTTGCCCAAGTTAATGATCAGTTTAATACAGACGGCTTTGATCTACCTGCTTGTACAGCTGGACGGTTTTGTGGACTTTATCATGACTGGCTGGGAAATTGCTTATCTGTGTCTGTGGACATTTATATTCATCATTTGgacttctgtgtcagcagaaaGAAGCCTCTGAGCCCATCAGTCTTTAAATACACGGTGAGGATGGATGCGCACAGCGAGCCGTTTACCATTAATGCCAGTCGCATAAGGTGAGTGAGCGCTGTGGTCTTGGCGCGTTTGTGTTGGCCTTAATGCCAGAGTAGGGCATCGGTCCGATGACACAAAGATGTCTGTCTTGTCTGTTCAGTCACCGGAAGGCGACTGTATCCAGAGAGAGGCTGAAGCTACTCTTCAAACAACACTGTGAGCCTGTGAACGGAACCATCGCAGTCAAGGTGATAACACATACTTGCATGTCAGGGAAGCCATGACGGGGTCAGATTCATGTTCTCACCTTAGAACCGTGAGCCAGGGatcctgtttgtgttctgttttctAAAATAACAGCATGTTCCCGTGTTACTTCACACGTTATCTTCTACAGCTAACATTGGTTCAGCCTCAGTCAAAGAGAAATCCTGCATCCCACCAGGAACTGTTATGTCCTGCATTCCTGCTTCTTTATGTTGCCTTGTTAGCTTAGCAACATGATAAATCTGTAATAATGAAGGTTTATTCATGGTGATGTTTGTGCTAGGTCTCAACGGTGACAAAGTACCAGCTGTGTGAACAAACGTTCTCACAGTTCTTCCCCGATGATTCCCCCCTGGTCTCCTTCAGCTCTGGTGCTAAGGGTGGAGGCTGGAgttcacctggacaggtgattATCAAATGGACCTTTTTAGGAGATTGATAAATTAATTGGTGATGTGATCTGAGTGATGCATTTGCAGGGGGACTCTTCTGtgctgaaggagaagctgaagctgctgcagcagaaggaggagatCGCAGCTGCTCGACtaaagatggagaaggaggcaCAGGAGGCCAAGAGGCGGGAAAAGGAGGAGCAAA
Above is a genomic segment from Takifugu rubripes chromosome 2, fTakRub1.2, whole genome shotgun sequence containing:
- the LOC101075506 gene encoding uncharacterized protein, encoding MVEMNFSEAKSEVKLLLSRVDPSDLPRLINWIRESDELDELLSDNRKTILQNIADDLRGRLPPDAMFPSESTVYSKMQQLCRPTLHVDSFLYDEDQVDSLCESGTMSRSFCVTCGSYRTAPLDFISHSFSIPELQFIYQTVLPDLNGRVLVDVGSRLGAVLYGGYLFSSASQLIGLEISEEFVKLQNEIVEKYQLADRIKVLHTDVRLQETLLQNSDVLIMNNVFEFFMEPSEQVSAWRFITQNFRKRGSLLVTVPSLHESWKTLQMVPQPGWVEELPVDSEVYLDRHTDSETLTQIHLYRVL